From the genome of Nitrosomonas sp., one region includes:
- a CDS encoding RnfH family protein encodes MVTHERSGCLGATHEFIEVEIVYALPKRQMLIKAQVPAGTTVEQAIFHSGIMSQFQEIDLNENRLGIFSRLVERSTVLQQFDRIEIYRPLLIGPKEARRLRIKQKSTM; translated from the coding sequence ATGGTAACCCATGAACGATCTGGCTGTCTTGGGGCAACACATGAGTTTATTGAGGTTGAAATTGTTTATGCATTGCCTAAGCGCCAAATGCTTATCAAGGCACAAGTGCCAGCGGGAACAACTGTTGAACAGGCAATTTTTCATTCCGGCATTATGAGTCAATTTCAAGAAATTGATTTGAATGAAAACAGGCTTGGTATCTTCAGTAGGTTGGTTGAAAGAAGCACGGTTTTACAGCAATTCGACCGTATCGAAATCTATCGGCCATTGTTGATTGGGCCTAAGGAAGCCAGAAGATTACGTATAAAACAAAAATCTACAATGTAA